The proteins below are encoded in one region of Danio rerio strain Tuebingen ecotype United States chromosome 14, GRCz12tu, whole genome shotgun sequence:
- the LOC141377595 gene encoding uncharacterized protein — translation MEQKNNLSDFQRGMIVGARQAGRSVSDTAELLGLSRTTVSRVYREWSGKDETSTDRQECGRKRQRRKQKTPQQRKAQPDDAPVNKEQKLEAPVPAEAPELNDTPTE, via the coding sequence ATGGAACAGAAAAATAATTTAAGTGATTTTCAACGCGggatgattgttggtgccagacaggctggtcggAGTGTTTCCGACACCGCTGAGCTGCTAGGACTTTCTCGCACTACAGTCTCCAGGGTTTACAGGGAATGGTCGGGGAAAGACGAAACATCCACTGACCGACAGGAGTGTGGACGAAAAAGGCAACGCAGAAAGCAGAAAACCCCACAGCAAAGAAAAGCACAACCGGACGACGCTCCCGTAAACAAAGAACAGAAACTCGAGGCTCCGGTTCCCGCGGAGGCTCCAGAATTAAACGACACACCTACAGAGTAA
- the si:ch211-276i12.9 gene encoding uncharacterized protein LOC103908774 yields MGQKGDLSDFQRGMIVGARQAGLSVSDTAELLGLSRTTVSRVYREWSLKDKTTTGRQECGRKSLVDDRGQRRMARLVQADKKATITQLTARYNQGTQRSISERTTRRALKQMGFSKQKTTPESKAKPDDVPVNKEQKSKAPVPAEAPKLNDTPSGWRQDDSEATPLA; encoded by the coding sequence ATGGgacagaaaggtgatttaagtgattttcaACGCGGGATGATTGTTGgagccagacaggctggtctgagtgtttccgACACCGCTGAGCTGCTAGGACTTTCTCGCACTACAGTCTCCAGGGTTTACAGGGAATGGTCGTTGAAGGACAAAACAACCACTGGCCGACAGGAATGTGGGCGAAAAAGTCTCGTTGACGACCGCGGTCAGAGGaggatggccagactggttcaggcGGATAAAAAAGCTACCATAACCCAGTTAACCGCTCGTTACAACCAGGGGACccagaggagcatctctgaacgtacAACACGCCGTGCATTAAAGCAAATGGGCTTCAGcaagcagaaaaccacaccggaAAGTAAAGCAAAACCGGACGACGTTCCTGTAAACAAAGAACAGAAATCCAAGGCTCCGGTTCCCGCGGAGGCACCAAAATTAAACGACACACCTTCAGGCTGGCGTCAGGACGATTCAGAAGCGACTCCGTTAGCGTAA
- the zgc:194285 gene encoding uncharacterized protein isoform X1, which yields MGQKGDLSDFQRGMIVGARQAGLSVSDTAELLGLSRTTVSRVYREWSLKDKTTTGRQECGRKSLVDDHGQKRMSRLIKADRKATVTELTARYNEETKRSISERTARRALKQMGYSKQKTTPESKAQLDDDLVDKEQKLEAPIPAEAPELNDTPSE from the coding sequence ATGGgacagaaaggtgatttaagtgattttcaACGCGGGATGATTGTTGgagccagacaggctggtctgagtgtttccgACACCGCTGAGCTGCTAGGACTTTCTCGCACTACAGTCTCCAGGGTTTACAGGGAATGGTCATTGAAGGACAAAACAACCACTGGCCGACAGGAATGTGGACGAAAAAGCCTCGTTGATGACCACGGTCAGAAGAGGATGAGCAGACTTATTAAGGCTGATAGAAAAGCTACCGTAACCGAGTTAACAGCTCGTTACAACGAGGAGACCaagaggagcatctctgaacgtacAGCACGCCGTGCATTGAAGCAAATGGGCTATAGcaagcagaaaaccacaccggaAAGTAAAGCACAACTGGACGACGATCTTGTCGACAAAGAACAGAAACTCGAGGCTCCGATTCCCGCGGAGGCTCCAGAATTAAACGACACACCTTCAGAATAA